One segment of Pseudomonadota bacterium DNA contains the following:
- the groES gene encoding co-chaperone GroES yields MPIRPLHDRILIQRVSEEEKTSAGIIIPDTAKEKPIEGKVIAVGPGSAKKDGSRQPLEVKPGDHVLFGKYSGTEITVGGEEQLVLKEDDVLAVIER; encoded by the coding sequence ATGCCGATTCGACCCCTTCATGACCGAATCCTGATTCAGAGGGTCAGCGAGGAAGAGAAGACAAGTGCTGGAATAATCATTCCTGATACGGCCAAAGAAAAGCCCATCGAGGGCAAAGTCATTGCCGTGGGCCCAGGTTCGGCAAAGAAGGACGGAAGCCGCCAGCCGCTGGAGGTCAAGCCCGGCGATCACGTGCTGTTCGGCAAATACAGCGGTACCGAGATCACGGTGGGTGGCGAAGAACAGCTCGTTCTCAAAGAGGACGATGTGCTTGCAGTCATTGAGCGCTGA
- the groL gene encoding chaperonin GroEL (60 kDa chaperone family; promotes refolding of misfolded polypeptides especially under stressful conditions; forms two stacked rings of heptamers to form a barrel-shaped 14mer; ends can be capped by GroES; misfolded proteins enter the barrel where they are refolded when GroES binds), producing the protein MSVKEITYSAAARERVRAGVNQLANAVRVTLGPKGRNVILDKSFGAPTVTKDGVTVAKEIELKDKFENMGAQMVREVASKTSDVAGDGTTTATVLAQAIFREGTKLVAAGHNPMSIKRGIERAVKAVVADLENMSVATRDPKEITQVGTVSANGDHEIGSIISSAMEKVGKEGVITVEEAKSLDTTLDVVEGMQFDRGYVSAYFVTDQDRMEAVLEDAYILVHEKKVSNMKDLIPTLEATAQSQKPLLIISEDVEGEALATLVVNKLRGTLKVAAVKAPGFGDRRKEMLKDIAVLTGAQVISEDLGLKLENVALSDLGQAKRITIDKDNTTIVDGEGKKEEIQGRIETIRRQIDETTSDYDREKLQERLAKLVGGVAVISVGASTEVEMKEKKARVEDALNATRAAVEEGIVPGGGVALLRCQSSLASVEVADDERAGVTVVARALEEPIRQIAQNAGIEGAIVVDKVKSQTGAYGFDAAAEQYQDLVEIGVVDPTKVVRSALQNAASVAGLMLTTEAMVAEKPKTEEPPPPGGGGMDGMGGMGGMGGMGGMGGMGM; encoded by the coding sequence ATGAGTGTCAAGGAAATCACCTACTCAGCTGCCGCGCGTGAGCGCGTGCGCGCGGGTGTCAATCAGCTCGCCAACGCGGTCAGGGTCACCCTGGGTCCCAAGGGCCGCAACGTCATACTCGACAAGAGCTTCGGCGCCCCCACCGTAACCAAGGACGGCGTCACGGTAGCCAAGGAGATCGAGCTTAAAGACAAGTTCGAGAATATGGGCGCCCAGATGGTTCGAGAGGTCGCCTCCAAGACCTCCGACGTAGCCGGAGACGGCACCACCACGGCTACGGTATTGGCCCAAGCGATCTTCCGTGAGGGCACCAAGCTCGTGGCTGCAGGCCACAACCCGATGTCGATCAAGCGCGGGATCGAGCGGGCGGTAAAGGCGGTCGTGGCGGACCTCGAGAACATGTCGGTCGCCACCCGCGACCCCAAGGAGATCACGCAGGTCGGTACGGTCTCGGCCAACGGGGACCACGAAATCGGCTCCATCATCTCCAGCGCCATGGAGAAGGTGGGCAAGGAAGGCGTCATCACGGTCGAGGAAGCCAAGAGCCTCGACACTACGCTCGACGTGGTGGAGGGCATGCAGTTCGACCGCGGCTACGTGTCCGCTTACTTCGTCACGGACCAGGATCGCATGGAAGCGGTGTTGGAAGACGCGTACATTCTCGTGCACGAGAAGAAGGTCTCCAACATGAAGGACTTGATCCCGACGCTGGAAGCCACGGCGCAATCGCAAAAGCCGCTGCTGATCATCTCGGAAGACGTTGAGGGAGAGGCCCTGGCGACGCTCGTGGTCAACAAGCTACGAGGCACGCTCAAAGTGGCCGCTGTAAAGGCCCCGGGCTTCGGCGACCGCCGCAAGGAAATGCTCAAGGACATCGCGGTGCTGACGGGCGCGCAAGTGATCAGCGAGGACCTCGGCCTGAAGCTCGAGAACGTAGCGCTGAGCGATCTCGGCCAGGCGAAACGAATCACGATCGACAAGGACAACACGACCATCGTGGATGGCGAGGGGAAGAAGGAAGAAATCCAGGGCCGCATCGAAACCATCCGGCGCCAGATTGACGAGACCACGAGCGATTACGACCGCGAGAAGCTGCAGGAGCGGCTTGCAAAGCTCGTGGGTGGCGTGGCCGTCATCAGCGTGGGCGCGTCGACCGAAGTCGAGATGAAGGAGAAGAAGGCACGCGTGGAAGACGCGCTGAACGCGACGCGCGCAGCGGTCGAGGAAGGCATCGTGCCTGGCGGCGGAGTCGCCCTGCTGCGCTGCCAGAGCAGCCTGGCTTCTGTGGAGGTCGCCGACGACGAGCGTGCAGGCGTCACGGTGGTGGCGCGAGCTCTGGAGGAACCGATCCGACAAATCGCACAGAATGCTGGGATCGAAGGCGCGATCGTGGTCGACAAGGTCAAGTCGCAAACGGGTGCCTACGGATTCGATGCAGCGGCCGAGCAGTACCAGGATCTCGTGGAAATCGGCGTGGTCGACCCCACCAAGGTGGTCCGGAGCGCGCTGCAAAACGCTGCTTCGGTGGCTGGTCTGATGCTAACCACCGAGGCCATGGTCGCTGAGAAGCCCAAAACCGAGGAGCCGCCGCCACCCGGAGGCGGGGGCATGGACGGCATGGGCGGTATGGGCGGTATGGGCGGTATGGGCGGCATGGGCGGCATGGGCATGTAG